A genomic segment from Phragmites australis chromosome 6, lpPhrAust1.1, whole genome shotgun sequence encodes:
- the LOC133923188 gene encoding uncharacterized protein LOC133923188, protein MNSSDSEEMLMFSSHSSDKEELLLLLAIEEEQAAAAGRSRQCGSVLGHTVIDHRHREGAARLYNDYFTDNPVYVDVLFRRRFRMTRRLFMRIAAAVEQHDAWFRQSRDATGKLGLGPLQKMTAAIRQLAYGVSSDAVDEYVRIGASTAMLALRKFVQAIVELFSDEYLRAPTEADTARLLVEGERRGFPGMLGSIDCMHWVFDFMGEPTPVHRDADQGVMHYVEATQAIRNRAMHHQLRDDLAEHLWSLHGAQ, encoded by the exons ATGAACTCTTCAGATTCGGAGGAAATGCTAATGTTCTCCTCGCATTCGAGTGACAAAGAggagctgcttttgcttctaGCCATCGAGGAGGAACAAGCAGCAGCGGCGGGTCGGAGCCGGCAGTGTGGGTCCGTGCTGGGCCATACGGTCATAGACCATCGCCACCGCGAAGGTGCTGCTAGGCTCTACAACGACTACTTCACCGACAACCCTGTGTACGTTGATGTCCTGTTCCGGCGGAG GTTTCGTATGACGCGTCGTTTGTTCATGAGAATTGCGGCCGCTGTGGAGCAGCATGACGCATGGTTCCGGCAGAGCAGGGATGCAACCGGGAAGCTCGGCCTTGGCCCTTTGCAAAAAATGACTGCGGCGATCCGTCAACTAGCATACGGAGTCAGTTCCGATGCAGTTGATGAGTATGTGCGGATCGGGGCAAGCACGGCGATGCTGGCATTGCGGAAGTTTGTGCAGGCTATTGTCGAGCTGTTCTCAGATGAATATCTACGTGCTCCCACTGAAGCGGATACCGCTCGCCTCTTGGTCGAAGGCGAGCGGCgagggttccccgggatgctGGGGAGCATCGACTGCATGCATTGG GTGTTCGACTTCATGGGGGAGCCAACTCCAGTGCATCGAGATGCTGATCAAGGAGTCATGCATTATGTTGAAGCCACTCAAGCTATCAGGAACCGTGCAATGCACCACCAATTACGTGACGACCTTGCTGAGCACCTCTGGAGCCTGCATGGAGCACAGTAG